Proteins encoded by one window of Elephas maximus indicus isolate mEleMax1 chromosome 5, mEleMax1 primary haplotype, whole genome shotgun sequence:
- the HS3ST1 gene encoding heparan sulfate glucosamine 3-O-sulfotransferase 1 — translation MAALLLGAVLLVAQPQLVPSRPVAAGTEAPDQPGREELLQQVATLADDHLPDSAAPNGSARQLPQTIIIGVRKGGTRALLEMLSLHPDVAAAENEVHFFDWEEHYSHGLGWYLSQMPLSSPHQLTVEKTPAYFTSPKVPARVHSMNPAIRLLLILRDPSERVLSDYTQVFYNHVQKRKPYPSIEQVLVRDGRLNVDYKALNRSLYHVHMQNWLRFFPLHHIHIVDGDQLIRDPFPEIQKVERFLKLAPQIHASNFYFNKTKGFYCLRDGGRDRCLHESKGRAHPHVDPKLLSKLHEYFHEPNKKFFELVGRTFDWH, via the coding sequence ATGGCCGCGCTGCTCCTGGGCGCGGTGCTGCTGGTGGCCCAGCCGCAGCTAGTGCCTTCCCGCCCCGTCGCCGCGGGCACCGAGGCCCCAGACCAGCCAGGCCGGGAGGAGCTGCTGCAGCAGGTGGCCACGCTGGCAGACGACCACCTCCCGGACAGCGCGGCACCCAACGGCTCCGCCCGGCAGCTCCCGCAGACGATCATCATCGGCGTGCGCAAGGGCGGCACGCGCGCGCTGCTGGAGATGCTCAGCCTGCACCCCGACGTGGCGGCCGCCGAGAACGAGGTACACTTCTTCGACTGGGAGGAGCACTACAGCCACGGCCTGGGCTGGTACCTCAGCCAGATGCCCCTCTCGTCGCCGCACCAGCTCACGGTGGAGAAGACCCCCGCGTACTTCACGTCGCCCAAAGTGCCTGCACGGGTCCACAGCATGAACCCGGCCATCCGGCTGCTGCTCATCCTGCGCGACCCGTCAGAGCGCGTGCTGTCCGACTACACCCAAGTGTTCTACAACCACGTGCAGAAGCGCAAGCCCTACCCATCCATCGAGCAGGTCCTGGTGCGCGACGGCCGCCTCAACGTGGACTACAAGGCGCTCAACCGCAGCCTTTACCACGTGCACATGCAGAACTGGCTGCGCTTCTTCCCGCTGCACCACATCCACATCGTCGACGGCGACCAGCTCATCAGGGACCCCTTCCCCGAGATCCAGAAGGTGGAGAGGTTCCTGAAGCTGGCGCCGCAGATCCACGCCTCGAACTTCTACTTTAACAAAACCAAGGGCTTTTACTGCCTGCGGGACGGCGGCCGGGACCGCTGCTTGCATGAGTCCAAAGGCCGGGCACATCCCCACGTCGACCCCAAACTCCTCAGTAAACTGCACGAATACTTCCACGAGCCAAATAAGAAGTTCTTTGAGCTGGTCGGTAGAACATTTGACTGGCACTGA